The proteins below come from a single Triticum aestivum cultivar Chinese Spring chromosome 5D, IWGSC CS RefSeq v2.1, whole genome shotgun sequence genomic window:
- the LOC123119803 gene encoding 5'-adenylylsulfate reductase-like 6 encodes MAGRLLAAPLLLLVLLQLPVPSQVRAYPLAAAHSGRCPRPEERPPPFLQGLRRTCRTSTEGHPAEEVNGEELIRDLGGKEYTAVLFYASWCPFSHRMRPIFDDLSSMYPHIKHLAVEQSNVMPTVLSRYGVRSLPSILIAHESYAFWPLVAKDLNSLVNFYSAVTGQEPVAYLGPRKWNTTERSTQYVKLWNGSVSESVKSEPYLAFSILFIFLRIFSFFFPKFFACIKGLWAQYFRHANFGVLAKLTQLLECVPHAVDVRKMWSKWRLMFGAINMRVWASSLASVSLGGQSSPRAARLD; translated from the exons atggccggccgcctcctcgccgcccccctcctcctccttgtgCTCCTCCAGCTCCCCGTGCCGTCCCAGGTGCGCGCGTACCCGCTCGCGGCGGCACACTCTGGTCGGTGCCCAAGGCCGGAGGAGAGGCCGCCGCCGTTCCTCCAGGGGCTCCGGCGAACCTGCCGCACCTCGACGGAGGGGCACCCGGCCGAGGAG GTTAATGGGGAGGAACTTATCAGAGATTTGGGTGGAAAGGAGTACACTGCTGTCCTCTTCTATGCATCATGGTGCCCTTTCTCTCATAGAATGAGACCAATCTTCGACGATCTTAGCTCAATGTATCCACATATTAAGCACTTGGCTGTAGAACAGTCCAACGTGATGCCAAC AGTTTTATCAAGATATGGTGTCCGCAGCCTTCCTTCTATACTAATAGCTCATGAGTCATATGCATTTTGGCCTCTTGTTGCCAAAGATCTCAACTCACTGGTCAACTTCTACTCTGCTGTTACTG GACAAGAACCAGTTGCATATCTTGGTCCACGGAAGTGGAACACAACCGAAAGAAGCACACAGTATGTGAAGCTTTGGAATGGTTCAGTCAGCGAATCAGTGAAGAGCGAGCCCTACCTAGCATTCAGCATCCTCTTTATTTTCCTAAGGATATTCTCGTTCTTCTTCCCAAAGTTCTTCGCCTGCATCAAAGGCTTGTGGGCTCAATACTTCCGGCACGCCAACTTTGGAGTCCTTGCCAAATTGACGCAGCTGCTCGAATGTGTGCCCCATGCCGTGGATGTAAGGAAGATGTGGAGCAAATGGAGGCTCATGTTTGGAGCCATAAACATGAGAGTCTGGGCATCATCTCTTGCTTCCGTGTCTCTTGGTGGGCAATCTTCTCCCCGAGCTGCTAGATTGGATTGA
- the LOC123119801 gene encoding polyprotein of EF-Ts, chloroplastic: MTPVVHCSVGTISLFHIGSFRPSREIQIRRFRGSERYSRVTSPSRHGLLQPQTPFHLISIYKRSWSSANNRLRTLSAAAVGTDVTVEGSASPSGETSEAAPAAAETTGQAVASKSPASSPPKLGRNPRKSEMPPLKDGDLVPGASFTGKVRSIKPFGVFVDIGAFTEGLVHISRVSDGFVEDISTLFTVGQEVSVKLVEVNKETRRISLTMRTGGDYVKEAPTAPSGGRSPTAAAPRSSPRQTKDFKKIDEAKYTRGQSLTGTVKNTTRTGSFVTLPDGEEGFLPREEEAAALFTLIGHSALEVGQEVTVKVLNVARGQVTLTMKGGEDDDDELSSLNTNLKQGWSRGTNAFELAFRRSKEISAFLDQREKVTAPEVKTEVETETSVSTSGVESAIDDKLVEPPTEVESKEDSSLTETVTGTVEPPTVSATEVETKEEDSASTEAVTGAIEPPTVSATEVETKEEDSPSTEAVTGAVEEITPVDKAEEPEESVQEVPTTASSESAVVTEEVAASDEKTTEVSAAAAAEASTTTATISPALVKQLRDATGAGMMDCKKALAESSGDIDKAQEFLRKKGLAAADKRAGRATAEGRIGSYIHDSRIGILIELNCETDFVSRGDVFKELVDDLAMQAAACPQVNYISIDDVPEEVVKKETELEMQREDLLSKPEQIRAKIVEGRVKKRLGEFALLEQPFIKNDKVTTGEWVKQTIATIGENMKVRRFVRYNLGEGLEKKSQDFAAEVAAQTAAKPPPAAPVKDDKPEESVEAAEKKPAVAISAALVKQLRDETGAGMMDCKKALAETGGDLQGAQEFLRKKGLSSADKKSSRLTAEGLIGSYIHDNRIGCMIEINSETDFVARNEKFKELVNDLAMQVVACPQVEYVSMEDIPESVVSKEKEIEMQREDLQSKPENIREKIVEGRISKRLGVMALLEQPFIKDDSKTVKDLVKETIAGLGENIKVRRFVRYTLGEN; this comes from the exons ATGACGCCGGTGGTTCATTGCTCTGTTGGCACCATCAGCCTGTTCCACATAGGCAGTTTCAGGCCCAGCCGAGAAATCCAGATAAGAAGGTTCCGTGGTTCAGAGAGGTATTCGAGAGTCACATCGCCCTCGCGCCATGGGCTGCTGCAGCCACAGACACCATTCCACCTGATCAGCATCTACAAAAGAAGCTGGTCCTCTGCCAACAACAGGCTAAGGACCTTGTCAGCAGCAGCTGTTGGGACCGATGTCACGGTGGAGGGTTcggcatctccgtcaggagaaACCTCCGAGGCCGCACCTGCCGCTGCTGAAACTACTGGGCAGGCTGTGGCTAGCAAGAGCccggcttcctcccctcccaaGTTAGGCCGCAACCCACGTAAGAGCGAGATGCCTCCGTTGAAGGATGGTGATCTAGTTCCTGGTGCATCCTTTACTGGGAAAGTCAGGTCTATCAAGCCATTTGGAGTCTTTGTTGACATTGGAGCATTCACTGAAGGCCTTGTTCATATCTCCCGAGTAAGTGACGGTTTTGTGGAAGATATATCTACCCTCTTCACTGTTGGGCAAGAGGTGTCAGTGAAATTAGTGGAAGTAAATAAAGAAACAAGGCGCATCTCCTTGACAATGCGGACAGGTGGAGATTATGTCAAGGAAGCACCTACGGCTCCAAGCGGTGGGAGGAGTCCAACTGCAGCTGCGCCTAGAAGCTCACCAAGGCAAACAAAGGATTTCAAGAAGATAGACGAGGCAAAGTATACACGAGGACAATCTCTGACTGGCACTGTGAAAAATACGACAAGAACAGGGTCATTTGTGACACTGCCTGATGGAGAAGAAGGATTCCTCCCAAGGGAAGAGGAAGCAGCAGCACTGTTCACCCTTATCGGGCATTCCGCACTGGAAGTTGGTCAAGAGGTAACGGTGAAAGTATTGAATGTAGCACGAGGCCAGGTCACATTGACAATGAAGGGGGGAGAAGATGATGACGATGAGTTGTCGTCGTTAAACACCAACCTGAAGCAGGGATGGTCCAGAGGGACCAACGCTTTCGAGTTAGCTTTCCGTAGGAGCAAGGAAATCTCTGCATTCTTGGACCAGAGGGAAAAGGTTACGGCTCCAGAAGTGAAAACAGAAGTTGAGACTGAGACTTCAGTTTCAACTTCTGGGGTTGAAAGCGCAATTGATGACAAGCTCGTTGAGCCTCCTACTGAAGTTGAAAGCAAAGAGGATAGTTCTTTAACAGAAACTGTCACTGGCACCGTTGAGCCTCCTACAGTTTCTGCTACTGAAGTTGAAACCAAAGAGGAGGACAGCGCTTCAACAGAAGCTGTCACTGGCGCCATTGAGCCTCCTACAGTTTCTGCTACTGAAGTTGAAACCAAAGAGGAGGATAGCCCTTCAACAGAAGCAGTCACTGGTGCCGTTGAAGAAATCACTCCTGTTGATAAGGCTGAGGAGCCAGAAGAATCAGTACAGGAGGTTCCTACAACTGCAAGTAGTGAGTCTGCTGTGGTAACTGAGGAAGTAGCAGCCTCGGATGAGAAAACCACAGAGGTTTCTGCTGCTGCAGCTGCAGAAGCAAGCACAACCACAG CAACTATTTCTCCTGCTCTTGTCAAGCAGTTACGTGATGCAACTGGAGCAGGCATGATGGACTGCAAAAAGGCTCTTGCTGAATCGAGTGGTGACATTGATAAAGCTCAAGAATTCCTCCGGAAGAAAGGGCTAGCTGCTGCTGACAAGAGGGCTGGAAGAGCCACTGCGGAGGGAAGAATTGGTTCTTACATACATGACAGCAGAATCGGTATCCTTATTGAATTGAACTGTGAGACTGACTTTGTATCACGAGGTGACGTCTTTAAGGAGTTGGTCGATGATCTTGCCATGCAAGCTGCTGCTTGCCCTCAAGTAAATTACATTTCCATTGACGATGTCCCGGAGGAGGTTGTGAAGAAGGAGACGGAGTTGGAGATGCAGAGGGAGGACTTGCTGTCGAAGCCTGAGCAGATCCGTGCTAAGATTGTCGAGGGCCGAGTAAAGAAGAGGCTTGGAGAATTTGCATTGCTTGAACAACCATTCATCAAGAATGACAAGGTCACAACCGGTGAATGGGTGAAGCAAACTATTGCTACAATCGGAGAGAACATGAAGGTGAGGAGGTTTGTTCGGTACAACCTGGGAGAAGGGTTGGAGAAAAAAAGCCAGGATTTTGCTGCTGAAGTTGCAGCCCAGACAGCCGCGAAACCACCACCAGCTGCTCCTGTGAAGGATGACAAGCCTGAGGAATCGGTTGAAGCTGCAGAGAA GAAACCAGCTGTGGCAATTTCAGCTGCATTGGTAAAGCAACTCCGAGATGAAACTGGCGCTGGTATGATGGACTGCAAGAAAGCGCTGGCTGAGACTGGGGGTGACCTTCAGGGGGCTCAGGAGTTCCTCAGGAAAAAGGGCCTCTCGTCCGCAGACAAGAAGTCGTCTCGCCTGACCGCTGAAGGTCTGATTGGCTCATACATCCACGACAACCGCATAGGATGCATGATTGAAATCAACTCTGAGACTGACTTCGTGGCTCGCAATGAGAAATTCAAGGAGCTGGTGAATGACCTCGCAATGCAAGTGGTGGCATGCCCACAGGTTGAATATGTCTCAATGGAGGACATACCAGAGAGTGTTGTCAGCAAGGAGAAGGAGATTGAGATGCAGAGGGAGGACCTGCAGTCGAAACCCGAAAACATCAGGGAGAAGATTGTGGAAGGGCGGATATCAAAGAGGCTTGGAGTGATGGCCCTCCTGGAGCAGCCCTTCATCAAGGATGACAGCAAGACGGTGAAGGATCTCGTTAAGGAGACGATCGCCGGCCTGGGGGAGAACATCAAGGTACGGAGGTTTGTCAGGTATACCCTCGGCGAGAACTGA